The Actinomyces wuliandei genome contains the following window.
ACCACAGCAGCTGCACCGGGCGTCAGCGCAGCGGCTGGTGTCCCGGCCAGCAGCGCGGCCGAGGCCGCCGGAGGAGCGGGCAGAGCCGGCAGGACTGTCAGGGGTGTCCGGGGCGTCATTGCGGGTCCTCCCTGTCATCCGTCGCTGTCGGCAGGGAAGCCGACCGGGAGGCCGCCGCCTCCGTCCGGGTCTCGGTCTGGGCCTGGGTCTGTGTCCGGGTCTGCGCCTGCGGCCGCCGGGCGCTCGCGGCACCCTCGCCTGTCTCGCCAGGCGGACCGGCCCGCGCACCCGTACTGGCCTCTCCGCCCAGGCTGGTCCGCTCGGCCTCCAGCCTGACGCTGCGGGCGGCCTGGGCGGCGGCCCGGGAGCGCTCCAGGCGCTGCTGGCCCTGGTCGAGCACCACGGCCAGGACGATGACCAGACCCTTGAGGAAGGTCTGCCAGAACGAGGAGACCCCGACCAGCACCAGCCCGTCGTTGAGGAAGCCGATGACGAAGGCGCCGATAAGCGCCCCCTTGACGTCCCCGCGCCCTCCGGCCAGGGAGGCCCCGCCGATGACGACCGCCGCGATGGCGTTCATCTCGTAGGTCTCGCCCGCCGCGGGGGCGGCGGCTGTCAGCTCTGAGGCGATAATGAGCCCGGCCAGGGCGGCGAAGAACCCTGAGGCCATGTAGACGCGCATCTTCACCCGGTTCACCGGCACCCCGGAGAGCTCAGCGGCCCGCTCGTTGCCACCCACGGCGTACAACCACCTCCCGAAGGGCGCCCGGGCGACCAGGAGCGCCACGAGCGCCCCGAGGACGATCATGAGCCACACCGAGGTAGGCAGGCCCAGGAACCGTGAGACGCCCAGAACGTAGAATCCGGTGTTGCCCAGCCCTTCCGCGCCGTCAAGGTCGGAGTAGGTCTCCCCGCCAGAGATGAGCAGAGCGGCCCCCCTAGCCATGTACAGGGAGCCGAGGGTGGCGATGAAGGGGGCCACGCGGAAACGGGTGACCAGGAGACCGTTGAGCGCACCCACTCCTGTTCCCACGAGCAGGGCGACGATGACGACGACAAGTACCGAAGGGTAGGCGTTGAGGTCCAGGAGGGACAGGTGCGTCCCACGCAGCATGACACCCGCGACCACGCCGGTCAGGCCTACTACCGACCCCACCGACAAGTCGATGCCCCCGGTGAGGATGACCAGGAGCATTCCCAGGGCGAGCAGGGCGTTGTAGGCCACGTGCTTGGTCATGGACACGAGGTTCGTCGGGTCCAGGAAGCTGCTGGACAGCGAGGCGAAGACGACGACGAGGACGATGAGGGCGATGAAGGCGCGCTGCGCCATGAGGAACTCTCCCAGGCTGCGGTCGCCGACGCGCAGGCCGGTACGCGCCAGACGTGCGTCAGGAGGGGTGGACTGGGCCGACGAGGGCGTCGGGCCGGGCGGAGTGGATGAGGTGGTCGGGGTGGTCATGGGCGGCCGTCCTGGGTAGATATCCTGAGTGGGTTTTGCGTGAG
Protein-coding sequences here:
- a CDS encoding ABC transporter permease; the encoded protein is MTTPTTSSTPPGPTPSSAQSTPPDARLARTGLRVGDRSLGEFLMAQRAFIALIVLVVVFASLSSSFLDPTNLVSMTKHVAYNALLALGMLLVILTGGIDLSVGSVVGLTGVVAGVMLRGTHLSLLDLNAYPSVLVVVIVALLVGTGVGALNGLLVTRFRVAPFIATLGSLYMARGAALLISGGETYSDLDGAEGLGNTGFYVLGVSRFLGLPTSVWLMIVLGALVALLVARAPFGRWLYAVGGNERAAELSGVPVNRVKMRVYMASGFFAALAGLIIASELTAAAPAAGETYEMNAIAAVVIGGASLAGGRGDVKGALIGAFVIGFLNDGLVLVGVSSFWQTFLKGLVIVLAVVLDQGQQRLERSRAAAQAARSVRLEAERTSLGGEASTGARAGPPGETGEGAASARRPQAQTRTQTQAQTETRTEAAASRSASLPTATDDREDPQ